A window of Methanolobus sediminis contains these coding sequences:
- the mtbA gene encoding methylcobamide:CoM methyltransferase MtbA: MSEYTPKERLSRALTGQSVDRMPAVCVTQTGTVEQMEACGAFWPEANSDAEKMATLAEAGHTVVGFEAVRVPFDITAEAEFFGCEIKDGTMEQQPSVVGHVVKTVEDIEKLKGYDLDHGRIGVVCDAIKILADKYADELPIMGSMIGPFSLAQHINGDEWFMAIFTDEAFGLALMEFTTDFCVAYAQKMVENGADTMVIIDPTASYQLIGAEFYEKFVVPFHKKIIDAMHEVNVPVVLHICGDTTQGLALMESSGVDAISVDQNVDAAAAVANVEKAVIVGNLDPVNMLWNQTPETIREQSQKVIDAGIGLLAPGCGTVSKTPTVNLQAMIEVAKSHKY; the protein is encoded by the coding sequence ATGTCCGAATATACCCCAAAAGAGAGATTATCCCGTGCACTCACCGGTCAGTCTGTTGACAGGATGCCTGCTGTTTGTGTTACCCAGACAGGCACAGTTGAGCAGATGGAAGCCTGTGGTGCTTTCTGGCCAGAGGCTAACAGCGATGCAGAAAAGATGGCAACACTTGCCGAAGCAGGTCACACCGTAGTAGGTTTTGAGGCGGTCCGTGTGCCTTTTGACATAACTGCGGAAGCCGAATTCTTCGGCTGTGAGATCAAGGATGGAACAATGGAGCAGCAGCCATCCGTAGTTGGCCATGTAGTAAAAACAGTAGAAGACATCGAGAAACTCAAAGGCTATGATCTTGACCATGGAAGAATCGGTGTTGTCTGTGACGCTATCAAAATACTTGCAGACAAATATGCTGATGAACTTCCAATCATGGGAAGCATGATCGGTCCTTTCTCACTCGCACAGCACATCAACGGTGACGAATGGTTCATGGCAATCTTCACAGACGAAGCTTTCGGACTCGCACTCATGGAATTCACAACCGATTTCTGTGTTGCTTACGCTCAGAAAATGGTTGAGAACGGTGCTGACACAATGGTCATCATCGACCCAACAGCCAGCTACCAGCTCATAGGTGCTGAATTCTACGAAAAGTTCGTAGTTCCTTTCCACAAGAAGATCATTGATGCAATGCACGAAGTCAATGTACCTGTAGTACTGCACATATGTGGTGACACTACCCAGGGTCTTGCACTCATGGAATCCAGTGGCGTAGACGCTATTAGTGTTGACCAGAATGTTGATGCAGCTGCAGCGGTTGCAAATGTAGAAAAAGCTGTAATTGTCGGAAACCTTGATCCTGTTAACATGCTCTGGAACCAGACACCTGAAACTATCAGGGAACAGTCACAGAAGGTCATTGATGCAGGAATTGGTCTGCTTGCACCGGGATGCGGTACTGTAAGCAAGACTCCAACAGTCAATCTCCAGGCAATGATAGAGGTGGCAAAGAGTCACAAATATTGA
- a CDS encoding M18 family aminopeptidase, whose amino-acid sequence MENSRDYISDFFGFMKKATTPVQTVDTIIERLEAEGFSKLDMNEQWTLSASGKYWLSPYPSMIIAFNTGNSESLTKGMRIVAAHTDNPAFRIKPNPEVNSEGMLTLNVERYGGPIFNTWFDRPLSIAGRIAVKSDEVLKPKVIHLDFQRPILTLPNLAIHMNPGANQGTEIKVQKEMQPLLTRLIEDEVKDNYLLDLVAKEARVNSEDILDMDLNVYCCEEGMLVGAKGEFISCPRIDDLSMVYAALEALVTSENNGGINIAAFMDNEEVGSMTKQGADSVLLSTILEKIRVAIEGMEQRSECRIKDYFVISADGAHGLHPNYGEKTDITNKPVMNKGITIKISGSRSYASEVETIAAFQQLCDKAGVKYQKFVNHSDQRGGTTLGPILSKYLPVHVVDVGVPMLAMHSTRELMGKQDFLDSIEIFRTFFQLK is encoded by the coding sequence ATGGAAAATTCAAGGGATTATATCAGTGATTTTTTCGGCTTTATGAAAAAAGCAACAACACCTGTCCAGACGGTGGATACTATAATAGAACGTCTGGAAGCTGAAGGCTTTTCAAAACTGGATATGAATGAGCAATGGACTCTTTCAGCATCAGGAAAATACTGGCTGTCACCTTATCCTTCTATGATTATTGCTTTTAATACTGGAAACAGTGAGTCTCTAACAAAAGGTATGAGGATCGTTGCTGCTCACACAGATAACCCAGCGTTCAGAATAAAACCGAATCCGGAAGTGAATAGCGAAGGAATGCTGACACTTAATGTGGAACGCTATGGCGGGCCAATTTTTAATACATGGTTTGACCGTCCTTTATCAATTGCCGGCAGGATTGCTGTAAAGTCAGATGAAGTTCTCAAACCAAAAGTAATTCATCTTGATTTTCAGAGACCAATACTTACTCTGCCAAACCTTGCCATTCATATGAATCCGGGAGCTAATCAAGGTACCGAGATCAAGGTACAAAAGGAAATGCAGCCGCTTTTGACCCGGTTGATCGAAGATGAAGTAAAAGATAATTATCTGCTTGACCTTGTTGCAAAGGAAGCAAGAGTCAATAGTGAAGATATTCTTGACATGGACCTGAACGTTTATTGTTGTGAGGAAGGAATGCTTGTCGGAGCAAAAGGAGAATTCATATCCTGTCCAAGAATTGATGACCTGTCCATGGTCTATGCTGCACTGGAAGCTCTTGTAACCTCAGAAAACAATGGCGGAATAAATATAGCAGCATTCATGGACAATGAAGAGGTTGGTTCCATGACAAAACAGGGTGCAGATTCTGTACTTTTGAGCACCATTCTGGAAAAGATACGTGTTGCAATTGAAGGAATGGAACAACGATCTGAATGCCGGATAAAGGATTATTTTGTTATTTCAGCTGATGGTGCACATGGCTTGCATCCTAATTACGGCGAAAAGACCGATATAACCAACAAGCCAGTAATGAACAAGGGTATAACAATTAAGATCAGTGGAAGCCGTTCTTATGCCTCGGAAGTTGAGACAATTGCAGCTTTCCAGCAATTGTGTGATAAAGCCGGTGTGAAGTATCAGAAATTTGTGAATCACTCCGATCAGAGAGGAGGAACAACTCTTGGTCCGATTCTCAGTAAATATCTGCCAGTTCATGTTGTAGATGTGGGTGTTCCGATGCTTGCGATGCATTCAACCAGGGAACTTATGGGTAAACAGGATTTCCTTGATTCCATAGAGATTTTCAGGACATTTTTCCAGCTAAAATGA
- a CDS encoding histidine kinase dimerization/phosphoacceptor domain -containing protein, translating to MSLKFKLILYIVVGTMIVLAASTAMTISTVTSQEEKLAYEQAVQIAGKYANDFNGDMEEYQAIAETIAASVGSFDSLSRDEANAMLKETLMTHPQLVGVYVGYEPNAFDGQDSLYVNTTGHDETGRFIPYWNTMEGTVKLYPLINYEDLSYYQGPKKTKKNVITEPYFYEKLFIVSYVSPILKNDEFVGIAGVDVSLNYLDEEISSVKAFDTGYAFVVDKEGVLVTYPYNKDWIGKKTLYDLGIDDYSLIADDIYNGRSGHLETVDSNTGEDVVMFYEPVQAGGFSFILVVPRDEIFAGVQNLTHKLMLISLVAIVFMGVFSYLIALSFTNTIEEIVYDFKKISKDAVMGRLYSRAKTDVEEDFKEIPIGLNEILDAVINPIHDTISLTKALSEGKLSERSKLEAKGEFEQLSNTLDNFAESLDTMIKDSNRVLTAFQHNDFSQKIEVHGEGDFGILTEGIEETRITLAQIMEERKKLEEVRKKEIHHRIKNNLQVISSLLDLESEKFNDDSVIEAFRESQNRVISMALVHEELYKSQDMESIDFSDYLMKLVNELSYSYMIEKENIKVKLDLDIVFIDMETAIPLGMIVNELVSNSLKHAFVPGEEGEIVVDLDLTDGKLTLTVGDNGTGFPEDIDFTQTDSLGLQLVTTLTKQINGTIELDRSEGTRFRIKLK from the coding sequence ATGTCCCTTAAATTCAAACTTATATTGTACATTGTGGTCGGAACCATGATAGTGCTGGCAGCCAGCACCGCCATGACAATTTCCACAGTAACAAGCCAGGAAGAGAAACTTGCCTATGAGCAGGCTGTCCAGATAGCAGGAAAATACGCCAACGACTTCAATGGTGACATGGAAGAGTACCAGGCAATAGCAGAAACAATTGCAGCCTCTGTCGGAAGCTTTGACTCATTAAGCAGGGATGAAGCAAATGCAATGCTCAAGGAAACTCTGATGACTCATCCCCAGCTTGTCGGAGTTTATGTAGGTTATGAACCAAATGCGTTTGATGGGCAGGACAGTCTTTATGTTAATACAACCGGCCATGATGAAACCGGGCGCTTCATTCCATACTGGAACACAATGGAAGGAACTGTCAAGCTCTACCCACTTATCAATTATGAAGACCTGAGTTACTATCAGGGACCAAAGAAAACGAAGAAAAACGTAATTACTGAGCCTTATTTTTATGAGAAGCTCTTTATTGTCAGTTATGTTTCCCCCATATTGAAGAACGATGAGTTTGTCGGAATTGCAGGTGTGGACGTATCCCTCAATTACCTTGACGAAGAGATCAGTAGCGTAAAGGCATTTGATACCGGATATGCTTTTGTGGTCGATAAGGAAGGAGTACTTGTCACATATCCTTACAACAAGGACTGGATAGGTAAAAAGACACTTTATGACCTTGGAATAGATGATTACTCACTGATAGCTGATGACATCTACAACGGAAGAAGTGGCCACCTGGAAACAGTGGACTCCAATACCGGAGAAGATGTCGTGATGTTCTACGAACCTGTCCAGGCAGGTGGTTTCTCATTCATACTTGTGGTTCCAAGGGATGAGATATTCGCAGGTGTGCAGAACCTCACCCACAAACTGATGCTCATATCGCTGGTAGCTATTGTTTTCATGGGAGTTTTCTCTTACCTGATAGCACTCTCATTTACAAATACCATTGAAGAGATCGTCTACGATTTCAAGAAGATATCAAAGGACGCTGTAATGGGCAGACTTTATTCCAGAGCAAAGACGGATGTTGAAGAGGACTTCAAGGAGATACCCATAGGTCTGAATGAAATCCTTGATGCAGTTATCAACCCAATACATGACACGATCTCCCTCACAAAAGCACTTTCAGAGGGTAAACTTTCCGAACGTTCAAAACTGGAAGCTAAGGGTGAGTTCGAGCAGCTATCCAATACACTGGACAACTTTGCAGAATCCCTGGATACAATGATAAAGGATTCCAACAGGGTACTTACAGCCTTTCAGCACAATGATTTCTCACAGAAAATAGAGGTTCACGGTGAAGGTGACTTTGGCATACTGACAGAAGGAATCGAGGAAACCAGGATAACTCTTGCCCAGATAATGGAAGAGCGCAAGAAACTGGAAGAGGTGCGTAAAAAAGAGATTCACCACCGTATCAAGAACAACCTCCAGGTAATCTCAAGTCTTCTTGACCTTGAATCTGAGAAGTTCAACGATGATAGTGTAATTGAAGCTTTCAGGGAAAGCCAGAATCGTGTCATTTCAATGGCTCTTGTCCATGAAGAACTATACAAGTCACAGGATATGGAAAGTATCGACTTCTCGGACTACCTGATGAAACTTGTGAACGAGCTTTCATACTCATATATGATAGAAAAAGAGAACATCAAGGTCAAACTGGATCTTGATATTGTTTTCATCGATATGGAAACTGCAATTCCGCTGGGAATGATAGTGAACGAGCTTGTTTCCAATTCACTGAAACACGCGTTTGTTCCGGGAGAAGAGGGAGAGATTGTAGTTGATCTTGACCTCACAGATGGTAAACTCACACTGACTGTTGGTGATAACGGCACAGGATTCCCTGAAGATATAGACTTCACACAGACAGATTCCCTTGGATTGCAGCTTGTAACGACCCTGACAAAACAGATAAACGGTACCATAGAACTTGACAGAAGTGAGGGTACCAGATTCAGGATCAAACTGAAATAA
- a CDS encoding methyltransferase cognate corrinoid protein produces MSNQEMLDTLRDTIVTQNINGCAEATKAALDAGLTAVTIINDGLSPGMKIVGDKFEAAEIYLPQIMMSAKAMNAAMEILLPVLEEEKGNTDGVGLAITYVQEGDIHDIGHRLVTTMLEANGFKIVDMGVDVPNEKVAEEVAKNKGKKLLLVGSALMTTSMLGQKDTVSMLVEEGLRDSVKIMFGGAPVSDAWIAEIGADATAENAADAARVALKLMQ; encoded by the coding sequence ATGTCAAATCAGGAAATGTTAGACACACTCAGAGACACAATCGTGACTCAGAACATCAACGGTTGTGCCGAAGCTACAAAGGCAGCACTTGATGCAGGACTTACTGCAGTTACAATCATAAACGATGGTCTTTCACCAGGAATGAAGATCGTCGGAGACAAATTCGAAGCAGCAGAGATCTACCTCCCACAGATCATGATGTCTGCAAAGGCAATGAATGCAGCAATGGAAATTCTCTTACCAGTTCTTGAAGAGGAGAAGGGAAACACTGACGGTGTAGGTCTTGCAATCACCTACGTTCAGGAAGGAGACATTCACGATATCGGTCACCGCCTCGTAACAACCATGCTTGAAGCAAACGGTTTCAAGATCGTTGACATGGGCGTAGACGTACCAAACGAAAAGGTTGCAGAAGAAGTTGCAAAGAACAAGGGCAAGAAACTCCTGCTTGTCGGTTCAGCACTCATGACAACCTCAATGCTCGGTCAGAAGGACACAGTATCCATGCTCGTAGAAGAAGGTCTTAGAGATTCAGTTAAGATCATGTTCGGTGGAGCACCAGTATCTGACGCATGGATCGCAGAGATCGGAGCAGACGCAACCGCAGAGAATGCAGCAGACGCTGCTCGTGTAGCACTTAAGCTTATGCAGTAA
- a CDS encoding response regulator → MEDAKDVKILVVEDESIIALNIKKKLKSFGYTVPAMATTGEEAIKMAEITFPDLILMDVRLKGDMDGIQTAEEIRKKFDIPIIFLTAYSDDKVLERAKKTEPYGYIVKPFKANDLKSNIEIALYRFGMGRKENVE, encoded by the coding sequence ATGGAAGATGCAAAGGATGTAAAGATTTTAGTAGTGGAAGATGAGAGCATTATTGCCCTGAATATTAAGAAGAAACTGAAGAGTTTCGGATATACGGTACCGGCTATGGCAACCACAGGAGAGGAAGCTATAAAGATGGCAGAGATAACTTTCCCTGACCTGATACTCATGGATGTCAGGCTCAAAGGTGATATGGATGGAATACAGACTGCTGAGGAGATACGCAAGAAATTTGATATTCCTATCATATTCCTGACAGCATATTCTGATGATAAGGTGCTGGAAAGGGCAAAGAAAACAGAACCATACGGCTATATCGTCAAGCCGTTCAAGGCAAATGATCTGAAAAGCAATATCGAGATAGCCCTTTACAGGTTTGGGATGGGCCGGAAGGAAAACGTGGAATAG
- a CDS encoding cytochrome ubiquinol oxidase subunit I, translating to MLELLYLSRLQFAITVAFHFLFVPLTLGLALLVAYMETAYYKTRDETWRKMADFWGRIFKINFAIGLVTGLAMTFQFGTNWGPYSEFMGDVFGSPLAVEALMAFFLEGTFFGAWIFLDRNRQKLKAFSMWMVALGTNISSLWIITANGFMQNPVGYELLPDGSKVIMTDFFALLTNSYVWYMLVHTLLSAYLLTAFVILGICAYQFLKRNDSEVFKRSFKIAVVIALVTAILLPVLGHGYAQYVTEIQPAKGAAMDAIWETGSSVPMYLIQVPDASTGSNSIELLGIPGLASFLYTGSFSGTITGLNQMPADEIPPVGMVFWNFKLMTMLGFLFIAEALAGLYLQKTGKLYKSDLYLKLMQWSIPLPFIAIIAGWNVAEIGRQPWIVYGLLKTESGISTVPTSEVLLSIVLITGFYLVLWALEYYLIKKTVVNAAGVD from the coding sequence ATGTTAGAATTGTTATATTTAAGCCGTCTGCAGTTTGCTATAACTGTAGCATTCCACTTCCTGTTTGTTCCACTAACACTGGGACTTGCACTACTGGTGGCTTACATGGAAACAGCCTATTACAAAACCAGGGACGAAACCTGGCGAAAGATGGCTGATTTCTGGGGAAGGATTTTCAAAATTAATTTTGCAATAGGCCTTGTTACTGGTCTTGCCATGACGTTCCAGTTCGGTACGAATTGGGGTCCATATTCAGAATTCATGGGTGATGTATTCGGATCACCTCTGGCAGTAGAAGCACTAATGGCTTTCTTCCTTGAAGGAACCTTCTTTGGTGCATGGATATTCCTTGACCGCAACAGACAGAAGCTCAAGGCATTTTCCATGTGGATGGTTGCTCTTGGAACAAACATCTCTTCACTCTGGATCATCACAGCAAACGGGTTCATGCAGAATCCTGTAGGATACGAGCTACTTCCTGATGGAAGTAAGGTCATAATGACAGATTTCTTTGCACTACTTACAAACAGTTATGTCTGGTACATGCTGGTTCACACACTACTTTCAGCTTATCTGCTCACGGCATTTGTTATTCTCGGAATATGTGCCTATCAGTTCCTCAAGAGGAATGACAGCGAAGTATTCAAGAGATCATTCAAAATTGCAGTAGTAATTGCACTTGTAACTGCAATTCTTCTTCCTGTTCTCGGACATGGTTATGCACAATATGTTACAGAAATTCAGCCAGCAAAGGGTGCTGCAATGGATGCGATATGGGAAACCGGTTCATCAGTTCCGATGTATCTAATACAGGTTCCGGATGCCAGTACAGGTTCTAACAGCATAGAACTGCTTGGAATCCCTGGCCTTGCAAGCTTCCTGTATACCGGAAGTTTCAGTGGTACAATTACCGGTCTGAACCAGATGCCAGCAGACGAGATCCCACCGGTTGGAATGGTATTTTGGAACTTCAAGCTCATGACAATGCTCGGATTCCTGTTCATAGCAGAAGCACTTGCAGGTCTATATCTGCAAAAGACCGGAAAGCTGTACAAGTCTGATCTGTACCTTAAGTTGATGCAGTGGTCTATCCCACTTCCGTTTATTGCCATAATAGCCGGATGGAATGTAGCAGAGATAGGAAGGCAGCCATGGATTGTATACGGACTGCTTAAGACAGAAAGTGGTATTTCAACGGTTCCGACATCTGAAGTCCTCCTGAGTATCGTGCTCATCACCGGATTCTATCTGGTCCTGTGGGCCCTTGAGTATTACCTGATCAAGAAGACAGTTGTCAATGCAGCAGGAGTTGATTAA